DNA sequence from the Brachybacterium sp. P6-10-X1 genome:
GAGCGGCTGGTCGCCAGGGTGGTGAGCCACGACGGACCTCCTCGGATCCGTGGCCCCCTCGGCGTACACGGATCGCGCGGCGTCACTCCTGCTGGATGCCGCATGGAGGCATGCCCTCACATCATGAGCGCTCAGGCAAGCCCATATCGTCGGCGCCAGGGGGCCCATCCCAGGTGGGCTCCTGAACCCCTGTCATATTTCTACCGATCGGTCGGGAACGGGAAGTCTGCTCAGACGTCCTCGGCTGCCCCGTCGGTGCCCTCGGCGTCGTCCGCCGGGTCCTCGAGACCGCCGACTCCGGCCTGCCGGTACAGCGCGATGAACTCGCGAGCGGTGTCCGGGCCGATCATCAGTCGCAGCACCGGGGAGACCTCGTAGTCATCGCCCTGCTCGTCGAGCAGGCCGGCCCGCTGGATCTTGGCGATCGCGGCCCGGACCTCCTTGGCGAAGCCGGCCTCATCGGTCGAGGTGGTGCGGCGGTAAGCAGCCAGCGCCTGCTGGATCTCGGCCTCGGACACCACGGTGCGCTGGCCGCGGGAGGACTGGGTCAACAGCATCTGGCGCAGCACCAGCAGCAGCACGGAATCCAGGCGGTTCAGACCGGTCAGACGGCGCAGCAGCTTGGGCGCGTCGGGGTCGGACTCGCTCTGGCGCGCGAAGGCGACCTGGGCATCGTCGTCGACCACGAGCTCGAGGAAGAGGTCCGCCAGGCGGGCCTCGATCCCGGCGCGATCGCGCAGCAGCTGGGCATAGCGCGCCGGCTCGCGGCGACCGTCCAGGAACGGGCCTTGCAGCAGGTGCACGAGGACCCGCCGGGAGTCCTCGACGAGGGCGGTGCCGGGCAGCGACGTCGCGTCCTCGGCACCGGCTTCCCGGGGGTCATCGGCTTCGGTACGGGGCACAGAGCTGGTCACGGGGACACACTGTACCGGCGGCGGCGCCGGCGCTCGTGGAGCGTGCAGGCACCGTCCCCGAGGACCCTTCCGAGCGGTCGATCGTTGCGGAAATGACACCATCTCGGCCTTGCTTCTGGTGGAATCACCTCCACGAGCCGGATCTCATCCGGTCCGTCAGGTCCCGTCCCCGTGCAAGGAGTCGACCATGGACAACCTTCCGATCTCCACGCCCGTCCTCATCGTGATCATCGTGGCGATCCTTCTGATCCTGCTCATCCTGATCGCGGTGGGAATGTCTGCATCGCGACGACGCAAGGCCCGCCAGCAGGCCGAGGACCGACGGCGCGCCGCCGAGCTCCGCGAGCAGGCGGCGCAGGAGGAGAAGGTCGTCCAGCAGCGCGATCTCACGGCCAAGGAGCGCGAGCTCGAGGCCGAGCGTGCCGGGCTGCAGGCGGATCAGAAGGCCGCCGAGGCCGAGCAGGAGCAGATCGCCGCCGAGCGCCGACGCGTCGAGGCCGAGGAGGAGCGCTCCGCCGTCGAGCGGGAGCGCACCGCGGTCGACGAGCGCCGCACGGAGGCCGATCGTCTCGATCCCGGCACCCCGGACGATGGACGCGGCCCGGTGGACAGCGCTGATGACGGCCGGGCCGCCGCGACCGCGGGCGTCGCCGGAGCGGCCGGGGCCGGTGCCGGCGCCGCATCCACCGCGGGTCGGGACGATGACCGCCACCGTGATGACGATCGGCGCGGCCACGTCGAGGACGTTTCTGGCGACCGCCCCACCGCCCCCACGCACCGCAGGGCGAGCACCGAGGCCGCGCCGGACGAGGTGGCACGCGAAGGCTCGCCCGCGCACCGTGACGCACCGGCGGAGGATCACCGACCTCTCGAGGCCGACCGGGACGCCCCGCCCGTCCGCGAGGACCGGACCGCCCTGGGCGCCCAGGGCGCCCACGGCGCTGCCGAGGGCCGTCGCGGCACCGGGACCGACGCCGAGCATCCCGCACAGCGGGAGGACACCGGCGCGCCCCCCGCAGCAGGCAGGGAGGAGCCGCTTCCTCGGGACCGCACGGACGGGTCCGACGGGGCCGACGCCCTCGGGGAGCCGCTCGACGAGGAGACTCTCCAGGAGCGGGTGGCTCGCGGCGAGGACGACGCGGCGCGGGATCCGCGGATCCACGACACCGGTCGCCCGGTCCGGCGCGCCGCGCCGACCGATCCGATCCATGGCCGGCCCCGACGGGGGGACGGGCAGGGCGCTGCCCCCGCGCGCTCCACGGACGATCCGCGTCGCGACAACGAGGCGAACAACGAGGCGAACGTCTCGCCCTACGGCGAGGACCAGGACGGGGCGGAACCCGCCGAGTTCCGACAGCAGGGTGTCGACGAGCAGTCCCCGACGGACGAGGACGGCGCTCCGGCGCCACGGTCACCCGAGTTCCGGCCACCCGAGGAGGGTGCGCCGGAGGGGCGCAGGCCGCAGGACGGCACCGACCGACGCGACTGACCTCGACCTCACACGAGACCGGCCCGGGACCCCTCGAGGGTTCCCGGGCCGGCGTCGTTCGTCGGGGCTGCGCTCAGGCTCCCTTGCGCACCGTGATGGACCAGCCGGCGTCGCCGACCCGGTCGAAGGCGACCACGTCATGGCCGTCCTCGGCGGCCCACTGCGGCAGCGAATCGGTGGCCTGGGTGCAGTCGAAACCGATGATCAGGTCGTCACCGGAGCTCAGCTGCCCCATCGCGTTCTTGGCATCGATCAGGGGGAAGGGGCAGACGGCCCCGTTGGTCTGGAGGGTGTAGGCGGCCATGGGAACTCCTTATCGGGTCGTGGTCGATCGGGTCGTGGTCGGTCGGGTGGTGGTCGATCGTCCGTCGTGCGCCGGGTCGTCGGTCGTGGTCCTCCGAGCCGTCGGCCGACACCTCAGGCGGCGGGGGTGAGCACCGGGGCGGGACGGTTCGCGGCGGCCGCCTTCTGCGGCCGCACCAGGAAGATCCAGGCGGCGCTCCAGGTGCCGAGCATGATCGCGAGGAACGAGACCCAGCCCTGATAGCTGAACAGGCTGGTCTCGACGAGGGAGTTGCCGATGGTGCAGCCGCCGGCGAGCGCGGCTCCGATGCCCATCGCCACGCCGCCGCCGGCGCTGCGCAGCATGGTGGAGGCATCCGGCACCCGCCAGCGGAACTCGCCCGAGGCCTTGGCGGCGATGAAGGAGCCCACCAGGATGCCCAGGACCAGCATCACCGACCAGTCCACGAGGGTGATGTCGCCCGTGGTGAGGAAGGTGACGATCTTCGCCGAGGGAGTGGTGATGCCCAGGCCGCCGTTGCGACCGGCCGCGGTGGACAGCACCCAGGCGATGATGGCGATCAGTCCCAGCAGCACACCGCCCACCCATGGGTTCCAGGCGACGTCGGCGAGATAGTGGCCGAGGCCCGAGCGGCGAGCCGGCAGCTTCGCGGACCGGTGCCGCGCATTGATGCGGAGCTGGCGGACCACCAGCACGGCGACGATCGCGCTGAAGGCGACGACAGGCACCCAGACGCTCACCCCGAGGGTCTCCTGGATGGTGGCGTCCCCGACCGTGCGGGCGCGTGCGGCCTCGTTGAAGCCTGCCAGCGGTCCGTACTTCATGACCGCGGCGAACAGCGCGTAGAAGATCAGGGCCACCCAGGATCCGAGCAGGCCCTCCCCGGCACGGTAGTAGGTCCCGGTGGCGCAGCCGCCCGCCATGATGATGCCGATGCCGAACAGGAAGCCGCCGCCGATCACGGCCAGCGGAGCGAAGCTCGCCGGCTCGGGGGCGATCACTCCGACGCCGGTCAGGGCGGCGACGCCGATCGCCTGGATCGCGATGGCCAGCAGGAACGGGACGAAGTAGCGCGAGGAGCGCGCCATGTAGAGGTCGCGGAAGGCGCCGGTGACGCAGAAGCGCGAGCGCTGCAACACGTAGCCGAGCGCGGCGCCGAGGACGAGGCCGGTGAGGATCATCCGAATACGTTAACTAATGAGCACCATAAGGGAAACCCCGGGTGTCGGAGGATGACGGGAAATGTGACCGGCGGAGCAGAGCGTCCTTGCCGTCCGCCCTGCCGTCCGCACCCGCGAGCGCCGGACCGGGGGCCCGGGTGCCAGACTGGCTCCATGAGCACGAACCGCCCGCGCACCCGGATGGACGACCTCACGGTCGAGCGGGTGCTGCGCGTGGTCGAGGCGATCCCGCCAGGACGCGTGGCCGCCTACGGCGAGGTGGGTGCCGTCGTCGGCGTCGGACCCCGTCTGGTGGGGCGGATCCTGCGCACCTGGGGCTCGGGGGTGCCGTGGTGGCGGGTGACCAACGCCTCCGGCGATCATCCGCTGCTGGGTCGGGCCCTCCCCCACTGGGAGGACGAGGGCATCACGATCAAGCGCAATGGCCTCGGCTGCCGGATGGCGGAGTTCGGTGCGGACCTGGAGCAGCTGCGGACGGAGTCGGCACCGGCGCTCGCGGAGCTCGAGCGCCTCGACGTCGGTGACAGCGCCGGCGACGCCGCTCACTCCACCGGCACGTCGTCCAGGAAGTAGAACGAGGGGACCTTCGCCGCATAGACGTTCCCGTCCAGCTCCTGCCAGGTGATGATCTCGGTGGACCCCTCGCGCTCCTGCGCATGGGAGGTGGCCAGGAACATGAGGCCGATGACGCTCGCGAGTCCCTGCTGGGCGGGCTGCTCCCGCAGCACGTCGCCGATCGAGGCCTGCCCGGAACGGCCCCGCACGTCGTTGACGTGGCCGGTCAGCCCCACCAGGTCGATGTCGTTGGCGCGCACCAGGTCCGCCAGCACCTCCACGCTGAGCGCCG
Encoded proteins:
- a CDS encoding DUF4194 domain-containing protein, whose product is MTSSVPRTEADDPREAGAEDATSLPGTALVEDSRRVLVHLLQGPFLDGRREPARYAQLLRDRAGIEARLADLFLELVVDDDAQVAFARQSESDPDAPKLLRRLTGLNRLDSVLLLVLRQMLLTQSSRGQRTVVSEAEIQQALAAYRRTTSTDEAGFAKEVRAAIAKIQRAGLLDEQGDDYEVSPVLRLMIGPDTAREFIALYRQAGVGGLEDPADDAEGTDGAAEDV
- a CDS encoding sulfurtransferase TusA family protein, which produces MAAYTLQTNGAVCPFPLIDAKNAMGQLSSGDDLIIGFDCTQATDSLPQWAAEDGHDVVAFDRVGDAGWSITVRKGA
- a CDS encoding YeeE/YedE family protein, whose product is MILTGLVLGAALGYVLQRSRFCVTGAFRDLYMARSSRYFVPFLLAIAIQAIGVAALTGVGVIAPEPASFAPLAVIGGGFLFGIGIIMAGGCATGTYYRAGEGLLGSWVALIFYALFAAVMKYGPLAGFNEAARARTVGDATIQETLGVSVWVPVVAFSAIVAVLVVRQLRINARHRSAKLPARRSGLGHYLADVAWNPWVGGVLLGLIAIIAWVLSTAAGRNGGLGITTPSAKIVTFLTTGDITLVDWSVMLVLGILVGSFIAAKASGEFRWRVPDASTMLRSAGGGVAMGIGAALAGGCTIGNSLVETSLFSYQGWVSFLAIMLGTWSAAWIFLVRPQKAAAANRPAPVLTPAA
- a CDS encoding MGMT family protein, whose protein sequence is MSTNRPRTRMDDLTVERVLRVVEAIPPGRVAAYGEVGAVVGVGPRLVGRILRTWGSGVPWWRVTNASGDHPLLGRALPHWEDEGITIKRNGLGCRMAEFGADLEQLRTESAPALAELERLDVGDSAGDAAHSTGTSSRK